A region of the Arenibacter antarcticus genome:
GATTATATGCATTGGCCGTAATTATGTGGATCATATAAAGGAATTAAATAACGAAAGGCCAAGTGATCCAGTGGTGTTTATTAAGCCAGACTCAGCGGTATTACCAAAAGAACAGGATTTTTATATCCCCGAATTTTCTCAAGATGTCCATTATGAAGTGGAAGTATTGGTGAAAATTAAAAAAGTGGGAAAACATATTGAAACTGATTTCGCCCATAATTATTATGACGAAATAGGGTTGGGAATAGATTTTACAGCAAGGGACTTGCAATCCCAGCTAAAGGAGAAAGGCCTGCCTTGGGAAAAGGCAAAAGGTTTTGACGGTGCTGCTGTAGTGGGAAATTGGCTGCCTAAGTCCGACTTTAATGATTTAAATAACCTTAATTTTCAGCTAAAAAAAAACAA
Encoded here:
- a CDS encoding fumarylacetoacetate hydrolase family protein; amino-acid sequence: MKIICIGRNYVDHIKELNNERPSDPVVFIKPDSAVLPKEQDFYIPEFSQDVHYEVEVLVKIKKVGKHIETDFAHNYYDEIGLGIDFTARDLQSQLKEKGLPWEKAKGFDGAAVVGNWLPKSDFNDLNNLNFQLKKNNEVVQEGNTGLMIWKIDELISYVSRFFMLKKGDIIFTGTPAGVGRVRANDYLTGTLETTELFSINIK